Below is a genomic region from Rosa chinensis cultivar Old Blush chromosome 5, RchiOBHm-V2, whole genome shotgun sequence.
TTCATGCAACACATCTGAACTTATTAACATAGCAACCTGCTTCATGGAGAGTCCAATTTGACCCAAGACAATGGGCAATTAATATAGCTACTGCATAGATGAAGTCCCAACCGTAACAAGTATTCTTGGAGATAACATGATTTAATTCTTCCCTAGGTATGTTGGCATTATTTCCATCAAACTTGTAGACATAATGGACATCACACAAATGTCCGGAGTCCTAAAAAGGAGGGCAAGCGttggtttcttttttctatCTCCCTTAGAAGGAATTTTAAAAGCAAAGAGTTAAAATTacttaaaaatgaagaaaattaaaaatgcaCAAGCAGACAGAAAAGAGTTACCCTGTTCTTCTTTTCCAGACCACCTATTATCCTATCTATAGCCGACTCAAAATGCTGCATCGTGATTAGTGCACTTTCATTCCTGGCAGCAATTAAAGCACCTTCATTGCAAACATTGGCAATGTCTGCTCCAGCAAATCCTGGAGTCAGAGCTGCAAGCCTTTGAGAGTAATATGAAGGCTCCTGATCAAGTTTGAGTTTTTTCAAGTATATCTGAAATATCTGATCACGGCCTTTAATATCAGGTTTGTCAATGCTAATCTGACGATCAAATCGACCAGGCCTTAGTAAGGCTTTGTCCAAAATATCAGGCCTATTGGTTCCAGCAAGCACAACTACTCCAGCAGTTGTTCCAAAGCCATCCATTTCTACCAGCAATTGATTTAGAGTGCTTTCACGCTCATCATTGGACCCTGAGAAGCCCCCACGCCCCCTTGCTCGACCAATTGCATCAATCTCATCAATAAATATAATACTAGGAGCACATTGCCTTGCTTCTTGAAACAAGTTTCTCACTCTGGAAGGTCCAACACCAACAAACATCTCCATGAAATCTGATCCAGATATAGATAGGAAAGGTACACCAGATTCCCCTGCTGTTGCTTTTGCTAGAAGGGTCTTTCCTGTGCCTGGAGGACCTACCAATAGAGCACCTTTGGGAATTTTAGCTCCCAAATCCTCATACTTTTTTGGGTTCTTCAGAAAATGCACAAATTCCATGATCTCTTGCTTTGCTTCATCGCAACCGGCAACATCTTTAAAGTAGATCTGGACCAATAAACAATATAAGGCACTATCAAACACTTCTGGTGGAGTGCTAAAGAAATGGAACTATAACTATTGGAAAGGATCACtttaaaagtatataaaaactaTAAAAGCACAAGCATTTGAATTGTGAAACACAAAACTAACCTtattctttgcatttttatctACTTTCGTAACATGGGCTTTTCCTATGTTGAATATTCCACGACCACTCCGGCCACCAGAACCACCACCAATGCCTAGTCCACCCTGCATTCTCCTCCCCATATACATGAGGGTTCCCAGAAGGATTAATGTTGGTGCAAACCTCATCAATTCTTGATACCAAACCATTTCAGAGACATATGTAACAGGAACATAATCATGAGAATCTATCCCCAGAGCTTCCTGGGCATCCTCCAACTTCTCCTCAAAATTTTCAACACTTCCAATATTGAAGAAGTACTTATACTCGCCCCCTTTTCCACGAGCAGCGGTACCATTAATAGTTCCTTCGACAACTTCATCACTTGTTTGACTGCGTGGTGAGCTACGTACAAATACTTTTGCAACTGATTTATTAGAAACAACTATATGATCGACCAAACCTGGTTCCAGAAGTTTGTTTTTAAACTCTTGGAAACTTATCTGCAAACAAAAGACCCCAGAACATGAGTACAAAATAACCAATTAATACTGCTCATCAACTACATTTACAATATCTTTACAAAGTAACCAATACAGGACCTTGTCCATGACCTGACCCACAAACAACTCCGATTCAATGATCTATCCATCTTTAAGTGAAATAATATTTCTTCAGATATTAGGGAAACAAAGCAAGTAGGTTCAACAACGTGAAGACCAACTTCGCATCAAATCCTAAAGGGCATAGAGGTTGTCATGACAAAACTCTAAATGGACAAGATATTAAGAGAgctagagaaaagaaaaatagttgAACTCTAAAGCATTTTCCTCGGTTTATATATGCACATTTTTACTTGTAAGGTGTCACGAGATTTGACTTTATATTTCCAAAAAGAGAAAGACATAATATAATATGCCACTCTAGTCACAGACCTGtataacaaatttaaaaaaataaaaataaaaaataaaaagacttcaCAGCAAAATTACCTGTTTCTGTTCACTGGagccaaaagaaaatgaagagaaaaatagCCCGATCAATAATAAAGGGACTAAATTCTGGAACTGCTTTAAGAAAGTTTCCTGGAAACTCCCCTGGTCATCGGTGCTCGACTCCTCTGAAATTTTAAGAAAACCCAAGGTTATATAATTGAAAGTGATTTTAGGTGCATAACTGGCCATGGAAACTAAAAAGCATATTCTTGAAATTATAAGTGAGGATTAAGTATATTGAGCTAGGGCAGGGAGAGAAAATCAAGACGAAGAGAGAAGAACAGGGAAAACTAGACAAACCAAAATTCTTATCACTACGGAAAGATCTCCAAAAGCCATAACAATATCCAGTTTACAATGAAACTGCTTTATTTCCAATACAAAGGAGGCATATGGCCTGGAAAGGGGACAGCATTGTCGAACTCCTGACATGGGTATAGGGCTAAGTATGCTATGACTGGAAGCAGGAGTTACCACAAAAAACTTCTTTAAACCAACAAATAACTCTTTAAAACTCCTAAATAAGTTGCTCATTTGAAAACCAAAGATGATCTTAAGCCAAAATCAGCATCTCACTTCTTTTACACAAGACAATATGAGCTATTTAAACATGAACTAATAAAGCCTCCAAAATTATTCCAGCACCAGTTGATGTTTCACTAAAATAAAATCCACCATCAAACGGGAAAAACAAAATAGTAATGGCAATTCCTAATGTGAGCATATATAATCCACAGGTCAAATGAGCAGACAATCCAGTTAAAAAAGATTTACCTTTGGACTCGGATTTCTGATCATTCCCTTTCgggatttctttcttttccttgggaTAGAAGTTCTCAAAATCTGCAACACCAATATACAACACAACCCATCATTATTTTTcccccaattttttttcaaactaATTGCATTCATTGAGCTGAAATAACCAAACCACAACAAAGCAATTGACCAAAAAAATGTAAACTTGCTCACTCTTTTTCTTTGGGGCTTCACTGGAAAACAGTCTCACAAATTTAGGGTTCCCTAGAATGTAACTCAAATCAGAAACATGGGTCTTGTGCGCTCCTATTGCCGAAGCAATATAGGTcctcataaaccctaaatccccaTCGACCCGACCCAGATACGAACCCGAACCCGGCACTCCCAAAAGCCCTTCAGCCGCCGCCGATCGCCCATTTCGAGAAAGCAAATTCTAAAGCCAGGAAAAAACACCAAaaccaaattaaacaaaaacccagaaatttggtaccaaaatcaaaccaaaaaaaactGAAGAAGATTACCCTGGAGCGAGAGGATCGAGATAAGGAGCGACCAATCCTTGAAAAAATCATAACTTTGATAGTCACAGTCGGGAACAAATGAGATTGAAACGCGAATTAGAGAGATCCAAATATGCTAAAGCTTGTGTCTTTGTGGCTGAATCTATTAACCCATTGGGgaaattttgattctttttggctttttcttatagaaaaaaaggaaaaacaatgaTTTTTTGTCAAAAGAGAGGCTCTCAGATAAATAAGAAGTGTTTTGGCTTCTGAGGTATTTGGTTGAGGTGTGCAAAGGCGTCacgtagaattttttttttttttttttttttcaaaccaaGGCAACTTTGGCTTGGGAAACAAGACAGATTACGCCCACAGCTTCGATTTTTAAGATTTTTGACCAAAAGCAACAGGTTTTGGTTAATTTGGTATGGTCAATCCACAACTCGCTCTTTAAACTCGGAAGTGAGGAATGGATAGGGTAAAGATGAAGGGTAGATAAGTGAACCAGGTACAAGGCCTTAACTACGTGTAATAACGAGTGCCATAACTAGGTCGAACTTGGTAACGGTGGCTTTGAAACTAAATGCTCAAGTGATGAGTTATATGGTAAATGGGAGGCTAGATGAAGTCCCACGCTCCACAAGTTAGGGCACCCTACTAATTATAGGCAGGTAGCAAttagcaaagaaaacaaaacggGTGAGTTGACTACATGTATCAATAGTCACGAAAATCGAAAAAGATGATGGAGTTATTTGATATACAAAGTTTAACAGAAAGTTATGAGTTATATCAACTAAATTGTAATGGAGGAAAACaaaaatctataaaatctcaTGTTTTTTTTACCCATTCAACTATTCTGATCTAGAGTCTTGTTCACATACTTAATGAATTTCTTACTCAGTTGTGCTCAACTGTCATTGAATTTAGATCAAATGGTAGAGAATAATAAGACAACTAAAATTAATTTAGTTGACTTATCATTCTCCACTGTCACATTAAATCCAATAGTATTTTAACACAAATGATTAGGTGAACATGGCTAATACATACTTATTCTTTTGGCATGCTTGTGGGGGTGATTATTCATACCTCTTGACAGTATTTTAGATTTTGCCCTACTTTCTCCCTTTGGTCTGTTTTTCACACAATCATTGCTTCGATAGAGCTAAATCCAATCGACTCTCTCTCCTCAACTACATGCTCAAAACGCAACCGGCCTAATTGTGACAAGCTTTTCACTCTTCAGTGACGAGATTCCGCATAAAATCATTCAAATATTAGGTTTTGACAATGGAGTAGAGCGGTCGTGGCTTATGGAACGACATATGTTGAGAGGGTGGGAGCTGATTTAAGGATTTCATGACAAAGGTCGTTAGAATCGCATATAGATTTGAGATTGGAGTGTCATTGTGTGGGGATACACTTCTTTAGCTTATCGTGTATACACCATACCACGGGGGAAAGGACTATGATAACTTTAATTTGTACGCTCATGGGGCGTGTTGCTAATGCAATATTTTGATGAAACTCTACTCACCTAAATTATGGAACGGAGTTGGAGCAACCTACACCCGGTTGAACTTATGCTAGGAATGTTGACACGTCGGTGGACTATCATTCTCAATCTAATATGGGGAAAAAAGGCCCTGCGTTGTCTAAGTAAATGATCATTTGCGTCCCTAGATGTTTCGTCCCCTCATATATTTTCATATAGAAATCCAAATTTAGAGGCTCTTGTCAAGTGTGGCAACAATGGTTGGGCACCATGATGTCATGGCACCTAGTGCCTTTCATTACTCATGTTGTGTCGACTGTCATGAAATGTATCCCAGTCACAGGAAAGACTAGATAATCTTCC
It encodes:
- the LOC112164465 gene encoding ATP-dependent zinc metalloprotease FTSH 10, mitochondrial gives rise to the protein MIFSRIGRSLSRSSRSRNLLSRNGRSAAAEGLLGVPGSGSYLGRVDGDLGFMRTYIASAIGAHKTHVSDLSYILGNPKFVRLFSSEAPKKKNFENFYPKEKKEIPKGNDQKSESKEESSTDDQGSFQETFLKQFQNLVPLLLIGLFFSSFSFGSSEQKQISFQEFKNKLLEPGLVDHIVVSNKSVAKVFVRSSPRSQTSDEVVEGTINGTAARGKGGEYKYFFNIGSVENFEEKLEDAQEALGIDSHDYVPVTYVSEMVWYQELMRFAPTLILLGTLMYMGRRMQGGLGIGGGSGGRSGRGIFNIGKAHVTKVDKNAKNKIYFKDVAGCDEAKQEIMEFVHFLKNPKKYEDLGAKIPKGALLVGPPGTGKTLLAKATAGESGVPFLSISGSDFMEMFVGVGPSRVRNLFQEARQCAPSIIFIDEIDAIGRARGRGGFSGSNDERESTLNQLLVEMDGFGTTAGVVVLAGTNRPDILDKALLRPGRFDRQISIDKPDIKGRDQIFQIYLKKLKLDQEPSYYSQRLAALTPGFAGADIANVCNEGALIAARNESALITMQHFESAIDRIIGGLEKKNRVISKLERRTVAYHESGHAVAGWFLEHAEPLLKVTIVPRGTAALGFAQYVPNENLLMTKEQLFDMTCMTLGGRAAEQVLLGKISTGAQNDLEKVTKMTYAQVAVYGFSDKVGLLSFPQRDDGFEMSKPYSSKTAALIDGEVREWVGKAYAHTLALLEEHKDQVAQIAELLLEKEVLHQDDLLRVLGERPYKSSEVSNYDRFKQGFEDTDEKTVEVPSSVGHEPSSPLEPQVLPT